In the genome of Bombus vancouverensis nearcticus unplaced genomic scaffold, iyBomVanc1_principal scaffold0030, whole genome shotgun sequence, the window ttcgcccgatatttcttaggccttccgtccacgatactacatatatgtagtggtgtactggtcatcttttttccacacgttttcagctttttagctgtttgtgaatgggcgcctaatcagccaatcagaaatggctggtattctatgaatccttttcttcaatgctcgaagagctggatatttatccaaagctgatgccccaaacatatactcgaaattttcaagggccgctgcaaacacgaagtccgcccatgtcgtctgaaaaaaggtttgtatacatttattttgtacctcctctattaaacaatttttttaatttaccttgaaaaatgtgaaaaatcgaactcttaactaaagatcactagctttttaggaagaatttggatttttattttattgtcagaatttaatggataattttagaaacttcaacctttggaggtatttgttaattaaaaatgacaaaactggtattatgtaaaaaagagtaatgtgtatcctgaatcaatgtcgaatggaaattagacagttctataaaaataatccttctcacgattccacaacttcatagcttaattaaatacaattcttcggcgatataattacaaatacatttacaggaattgtgtaatatgataaatatctcgttaaagaaattgaaatcgtaaattccgcggataaccagcgtttatcatatagagacagggatttgcaaagaataaaagttgtagaacgttgaaaggcgttgagagaaacgtgatgttatcccgttattcgttaacgcaacgcagttaaaaaaatcccgtaggaagattacgataatagataacctgagtcgagtgtttgtcgggggatctaaaagattctttcgagttgagcgtctgagattgcagagaagaaaatttggaagccatcgaattcgtgatgtcgatagaaatcttcagttggaatcgttgtatcataacgtagtctgcttattgtcgataagactttactaaactaaaagtgactactaaaagtttctatcctctaaattctatctacgattctataatctaaaaactgacttttgcaaacaaactgtaacattcgcttaacggaaagacatacgtatcttgtttgtactcgtcttttcacaatgaattcttgaacgtctgtctctgtggtgagacaaatgcaaagtcatctcatcagttactcaccttgcttcaaatctccaagagcatcgacgagcacgtcgcatatcatcgcatcccattcgttccttcccattagatcgtacttcttcgccaagtatcgcgccacagcgttactctgcgctaccggtttcccgtctatctccagcacaggcagcattttataaggcattgctaagaacaaacatggctcatatgaacactgtgtagagggaaacgatcgataggaaatcacaacacaacttccgaggccgttgcgttcttgtgaataaatgaatcgaaatcatttcggttttaatcaacatggcctagtaaagaaatacagaaatgtcttctttctcctttttttcttttcttacgattacgatggacaaggtatcgcgtgtttttgactgttgggaagaacctaaagtttttaaaatcaaggataaatgatcgagtataaaatttgtaattctcacgGAAAGGAACGAATCTGTCCGATGCGGTGTACTGAATATACGAGGAACGATCAGTATCGTTTTGCAGCATTGCATAAGGAAGACCTTATGCAATGATAGTGGACTTAcaactgcgaataaaaaattcacgtcgcataataccagacacggaaaagatattagaaaatgtacacggttcttgtaatgaaaattgaaatgcaaggaatataaatcgaatgtctcttgcgaacgtaattttgtgttttacaccgacaggattgatttacagacttacgttgatttttggtttctctatctgcaagcgacatataagattatatcgaagactaggttgcgtaaaacttttattatactatttacgatagaaatgtcgcaacggaagatcgaattttatgtctgctttgttctttcgactttttagctatgttcttgttcatttccgaactgatttcaattttttatcctttttttccgacaagtcctaaaaagtttttaaattaacgagaaacgtagaagtatttttgtattcctattttaagtcacctatttacggttttctcaaaatattcgaaatgcttcgattcattgaaaacaataaagattgcaacacaaaaattcgagaatcgtaagtgaattaagttggtattcgataaacacgatattacggaagcaaaacttaatgaaaagttcgactttattccgtatgaaattttactttaagtaagtttagcctgcacgtgaaacgaaagttttatatacagaaaagtttgagtaattGGTAaatacctgagagttgaacgatgaaagtaaaaatcgattcttcacgcttacaatccttgtattcaggccagagttcttcggggatcctctcgtcggtatactcgatgccagtatatgcaaatatgtaccgtatatgttcggcacgaccacgggcattgaagtagatttgtttgtaggtaggttcgtcgctcattttccttgctctgtcaacttatcgagaaaaatgatacaattaactcgtgtaattaacagactgtgtgcgtgtttgtgtgtatagagaacaatttatttatagatggaataattcgtataatacgcaaaataaatcatttagaaggctggaatatgtgtttttgaaacaattaattatgtcgaaaaatatttcaaacgagatataattatgaaaaaaataataattaaatgtatgtaaatgcatgtaataatagttaaatgtatgtaaatgtaataattaaatgtaattagtttctttatacgcacgcgatattattggcgatatatgaaggtcaactttatttttttaaatagatatatttatacgtatatttatagatataaatacatatattatatagatataatagtatatataatatatataataatatatatgtcgagtctgaatctccgagtccgagctcgaggcgccctcccgggcagggctcgcgggaggtagcggttctgcgttgaagttctccatcgtccggtcgcgcgtggggtacctttattgtcgatagttacactagcgacgagggcctcaggcttgataacgaatccgtgaccaacgggaggacaggttcccttgctctaactcacacgtgcaccactccctgctcgtaaggcactcgacttccttcaccgatcagctctctagcaagactgctcgtcatcccaacgacgccaccgaaacaagactccggtcgagtgtctcagtacacacgatcctccgatcgacgtacgattactatcggtttggatacttgcgattgtttcgttatggctatattaggctctaggttgcaaggttagggtgttgtcctgaagttccacaggggccccggcgtccttttgtctccgactcggccatcctgacacttacacgtcctcgtgtgtggccTGCTGGCTTAGTCTACCCGTCGGGCCTTCCACCACGCAGGCATCGACCCGGCGCTCGTCCTCGGGGCAATGTTTTTCTTCTCGCCGCGATGGACAGCGAGACGCGATGTGTCCCGGCATGTGGCAGTGAAAGCACAACGCTTTTGGTGGTGCAGCCGGTCAGCTTTCCTTCGGACGTCGGGGGTCCTCCTTCGGTTACCACTTCGCCCTCTTGCGGCATTCGAATGTCGGATGTCCGTAAATACCGCAGTGGCCACACCTGGTCCAGGGGGCGGGTGACCTGCCTCGTTTGTTTCCGGAGCTCGCTAATGACCTCCACGGCGGGGGCGTTGGCCACTCCGTGTATAGGAAGGGCTTCATTTCTCTTTGGAATTGTTTCACCGACGTGATGTCACTCGTGAGCGCtaatcgtttaaaacgttcatcgcgcgagcccagcagatggagggcggtggcggcgagtacctctttcctggttgaatttcgccacttcgaccccaggagggtgatgatacgatttccgtacgctcctggtgtttcgccgtcccgcggtagttcctcggctaccttgattagcgacgcggctgctacttcttggccaccgaagtgcgcggcgaattgttccttaaaatctGGCCAGGTGAGCTCGTCGCCGTTCATTATCTGCGTAAGCCAATACGCTGCCGGACCCTCTAGGGCACGGTTTAGGGCAGAATACAGTGCGCTGTTTTTCAGGCGGTGGTCCCTCATGAGCAGGCCGACGGCTGTGCACAGGCGGCTGGATCTGCGTCCGCGGCTTCGGGGTTGAAGCGCGGCAGCGATACCCAGGTTGCCCggtgtcctttcttcttcttcttcttcttcttcttcttcctcttcttcttccctagcgaccgctttagtgcgcgcacgatactcttacgatcccgtgccgacaacgtgtgttcggatgccacttctgatgtcgagtctgaatccgaatccgagctcgagtcacattccgagtccgagctcgaggcgccctcccgggcagggctcgcgggagattgcgattccgtgttggagttctccatcgtccggtcgcgggtggggtacctttattgtcgatagtgacactagtgacgagggcctcaggcttaataacgaatccgcggccaacgggaggactatcatataaaaagcaacaggatacacgaaataatataattctgactaggacaacataaacgcaagaagtgttgatattgaaaaaaatatttaattttgtatataaatattttcatatttaaaaaagtttccggaagcaggaagatttacaaacaaataatatcataaaccgaatgtttcatgatccttttctaattagagtgtgtgacagcatgtgagaacgtttcttaaaaatatgacttattgcaattacttaatcgcaattataaacgattaagaccttctcacaacgaggcaatctatccaaagtgtaaaactcgttatacttgatgagaaaacaaatctctacttaggtttcatttcgtttcatcgcgttcataaaaagtgaatttgtatgaacacatcgtgcaatttagtaattaggaccgttgatctcgctgcaacatagatggatagaaaaaagccatttaaaatgatacatcgtcgggaagacaattatgaaaattataaatggagcacaagataaaattgtttaagattaattcttctttttttttttttaatcgcgagtgtttgcaaacgaagtttcaatctgtttacaatgatagcaatgagaggaggatgtctatgaaagttataaatgcgatattgaataacatttctgcgagtgggtttgtttttcgttacaaatgttttttaaacgaatctgcaatctgttggaaacaacggaacagtaacgggacgactgatagggaaataaaaaagatcgcgttttatttgaacagacaaatctttgaaatctattcgaaagtctatttgaattggtacgagctcgaaaggaacggcgaatactatagaagaaggattaattaaaattcttattaatctgtacgctttgtatattaaataccttgatcgatgccaagataacaaattattatacgaaacagtgaagtatccacgtctgacattaatattgagtattaccattactgtaatttaatttttaaccgatcctgaaaattccttagaacgtaaaaagtataaaatgttactgtgcatttcaagattaaatgcactgtaatttagaaacagttatgaagcggaaacaaataatttattcagaataagaattctacgtaatcatgttaaaaaaaaaacgtacttataacgcgtttaaactccaaatatgtaaagacaataagggaaaaaaattaaacgaagaatcgtaaattcacacaagattttatccaaaaaaaaattggcctgtaccaatatttttatttgtcgttacaagttacgagggtattaaaaagttggccacgaatggaccagagataagaatttatcagacttgctctcgtaaatttcaagacgttgcatcggatattcttgaaaatctttggacaatggcctcgatatttcgcagcttctatcctcgaagcggaagaactcggcgttaaaagcgacagaactggagaaacccggtgaccgcgagcctttcacgctctcgacagatttctcatccctcgtaatcctcccggtgtcacccaatttccaccctcgtattgcgatttgttgcttccaacgaggcgacaccttgtcttgtgatttcctttttcgtcgcgtgaaacacgaccgaacacttgttcaaacacacaattcgtatttatctaactcgacaaaacgccgtgtcattgaaacaatagcattctttggcttttatgtaaattccaataaattatgataatgttcgtggagacattattgctacctattttatctgtcgtgatccaaattgatttgtggctacgtatgtatatatatatatttgtattttcttttgttctttctttttaatttatgtgatctgagaattacatttctgagagttcggtgaaattcgatgctttatttttatcagtagaatcttccttgtcattgtcagaacgcagacgtttacgcgtttacggaaagtttaaggatacaaaaatacagaaaaatgtagaaaatatgcaagaatatgtaaaatatcgaaagtacagtacttctaataatacttagtagcatgcttacaaacaaatttcttttgtatttcttgaaattgcgtaaagattcgcggtaattatcggatttttgtcctcttttatctgctttttttattcgcaacttatatgagatatgaattaatattcaacgacgtgcgctctgtgccacgaaatgaattatctcgcgttaagactgcggcaattcttacgtttgatatttcatttaacgaacagccgcgcgttcctgagtttaaaaaccgccactctgaacttacgctgagaataatatcaggaaaagcgaacgagagatgattagaaagaaaatgcgaggagcagtgagggggatattactagactgcgcttttttgtgcaagtatagcaggatgtttgggagtgtaaaattttaacgaatgcgtataatatgaaaaaatatatgaaatatccaaggtatagttttattaaacttactttttataatgcttcgtaggtaaaacaattttctatccagattccactttctcaattatattttaaaaaatgctcgataaggagtacaattttctaccctttctaattatatcttccaaaattcttgataggtgaaacaatattccaccgacgatttacttttttaattgtatcccccaaaatatggacctgcttaacgtttagatattattatttttttcgttgttacttgatacggctagcaattaaatagtgagaataagaagaattggaagtgccattttcgaaaaagaattttggttttaaattggaaattaaatttggtttggacatatatgacacaatttgtatggacaatgaagagtacgaatctacgaatttcgaggtaaaagtattgatatatgtatcgatatttctggtcgttacaatatctctaatcaatacaaagttctaactgaatgttagaatgttaaacgttaaaacgtttaaaacgttaaaatgtgtatcgaatcgttgtaattccaaagatgtcaattgatgtaatgtaataataaagtataaagtataataaagtataaagtataatttcgtctgtggtataatctttctattccattttgttacgtcgcaccgcgagcaatatggcaacgagatgtcaccggatactcgcagcaTATCCTCCacagtttcaagtaccttccataaatctcatagatttcctagaaaaggtccttcaaaccaaacaaacgtctgtttccgaagaatttctaaagactattgtctaccccgactggacaagggaaagttagtttttctcacgtatgctgcaactttcctcccactagccacattctctcgagggcggttaagacccttcgttaaccaattaacaacgaagccacttccttcactctcctaactaaaatcgtcaccaacaaatccgtatggtcccgtgcgctagacacacccatccttagctttcctccgagacagcatcgtctcccaagacagttctgatttcacatccttcgaacggtcaatagccttccaccgggtaggacacacccacagatcagtcactcattcatctcgtacatattctcaacgcgagaattgattgtaatttcaacaaataaataaaaaaaaaaaaatctggtacatacgcaccagcgtaactgccttcgatataagttgttggaataaacggtgaaatataacttactatactgtgtcatattcatttaaccacctcttatcttaaccgaaacaggggaacgactacttcgcggcgtcgattcaccgaatcgtagcgagaatttacgcctctcgctactgcgactgcgtctctccgcgaacggtcgtaacacattgatcgacagaagtactaaactctaataacataaatttatatattttctatttcccagccaccagttttatagatttttttatcttctgtactacttttatcccttttattttttcttacatgagattattgtaaatttaatatcatttgttcgcaatatttgctatttatctttccttgaatttgaaatttcgcgcttcaatgttgtgtgttgttcgacgttttatcgaacgatgtttatcgaactagtttatgaatacatacataatcattaaagaatctataaaccttactagtttgtttttactaagttttgttacagaaaacatgttctcataaattttcaactttaatttatggaaatttattaaccttaaactataaaatcattcaatgagtctttccggatgtttttatgtagtcataatttcacatatcagcacagctccaccaataggataagagttacgtggaagcaacaggggggaagaagaacatatagatatctaaaggttatttttgtctcattcaagtttctgttaaccggcttggaaatttcctgtgcttgtttcgactttgaagtcttaaaaaaaaaattgtaagtaaatagtatatatatagtatatatatctcgagtcaaagtttctctttataaataataaaccgtttaaaaactatattttgtatgttttttccttattcataattaaataataaatatgaaatacttctacagaaagccgacatccttcaattaaccgaacagcagatgatttaaaaattagtagttgaaagaaataaatgttattacatgttcataattgatcgataaatttaagtatacaattagatagatatagtatactttattaagacctagataaaagacttttttctcgtttctcttctcttacttaatcactaagagttatataacgtttattcgataattctgcttctcctgacctttccacaaatggttgtttatatctcgacattcttggtacttttaatcaaattttaataacagtactttactcgtcagaagtaaataaaaaagctctaggtagaagcaaggatttacttacctttcctttctcgaatctcagttagcaatgtcgttcctcttgaaagattttccaagtttccaagacaatttccacgctggtaacattgtatacatttcaagtatcgtgaccacaggaacttgttgaggcaatattgaagaaagcaaagagaatgaagaaattgtaggaactatgagagactactccttctttcacaacttattttctcttcgtttggggggaaaaacacaaatgaacgtaacggttggtttcatatacgtttcagatatctgctactatcgcatggaggagaatcctgaaaagaaggaagcgaggaagaatcaacttttgaacgaaacaataccattttacttgactaaattcgaccagattattggcaaaaataaaggatatatcattccttctaccgtaagattttttatccaaatttaatgttaaaatttttagtctttgtgcaaactgggccatgttgtccataaaaaattattgaaactttgttgcgacaagacagctttaattgttgagagcagagtgtatctttaaaattcactcctgttagtttatgtacaaatgaatttgccaagattttcagcttttagataattattcatgtatcttcctcatcaagtttgatagaaattattactatcgtaatcaaagcaaagattaagatatgtaaaatcatttctctggatatgacactcttgtttaatgagtgataaatgataccattcgaaatatcatatttatataatatataatgatacttataagtgtaatcacttaagtacagatatctgaatttttctcactgtcactgacatagatacgtattatcgtcccttagattacttgaccagtttatttctttcatcactgtgttattatataacaataataaatagtcacattaaattaatttagtatgattatgttgtttaataatacgtgtttcattgcaaaatatttagcgattgaagggctcataggaaacatgaaagtgaaagaatactagaatctacagtttacgatttcaatttctttaacgagatatttatcatattacacaattcctgtaaatgtatttgtaattatatcgccgaaga includes:
- the LOC143304325 gene encoding glutathione S-transferase-like, which produces MRDYSFFHNLFSLRLGGKTQMNVTVGFIYVSDICYYRMEENPEKKEARKNQLLNETIPFYLTKFDQIIGKNKGYIIPSTTTWADFVFAAALENFEYMFGASALDKYPALRALKKRIYRIPAISDWLIRRPFTNS
- the LOC143304329 gene encoding glutathione S-transferase-like; this translates as MPYKMLPVLEIDGKPVAQSNAVARYLAKKYDLMGRNEWDAMICDVLVDALGDLKQVLPLAADSLLSLRPSSLVSLSTIKVPHPRPDDGELQHGIAISREPCPGGRLELGLGM